The DNA sequence GGGGCGCCGAGTTGACTAGGGAAGTTGCTATTGCATGTGGCGTGAAACCAAAATTCTGCTGATCGATGACGATAGCGTCCGCCGCCGCGACCTGGCGGTGATCTTGAATTTTCTCGGCGAAGAAAATTTGACCTGCACAAGCCATGACTGGCAGCAGGTGGTCGAGTCGTTGTCATCCAGTCGTGAAGTACTCTGCGTCCTGGTCGGGACCGTCAATGCTCCGGGTGCTCTTCTGGGCCTGCTTAAGACAGTGGCAACCTGGGATGAGTTCCTTCCGGTTCTGCTTTTAGGTGAAAATTCTTCGGTCGACCTGCCCGAAGAACAGCGCCGCCGTGTGCTGTCGAGCCTGGAAATGCCTCCCAGCTACAGTAAATTGCTCGATTCGCTGCACCGGGCCCAGGTCTATCGCGAGATGTACGACCAGGCGCGCGAGCGCGGCCGCCAGCGCGAACCGAACCTGTTCCGCAGCCTGGTCGGCACCAGCCGTGCCATCCAGCATGTGCGCCAGATGATGCAGCAAGTCGCCGACACCGACGCCAGCGTATTGATCCTGGGCGAGTCGGGCACCGGCAAGGAAGTGGTAGCGCGCAACCTTCACTACCACTCCAAGCGTCGCGATGCGCCTTTCGTGCCGGTCAACTGTGGTGCCATTCCCGCCGAGTTGCTCGAGAGCGAATTGTTCGGCCATGAGAAGGGCGCCTTCACCGGTGCGATCACCAGCCGTGCCGGCCGCTTCGAGCTGGCCAATGGCGGCACCCTGTTCCTCGACGAAATCGGCGACATGCCGCTGCCCATGCAGGTCAAGCTGCTGCGCGTGCTGCAGGAGCGCACCTTCGAGCGGGTCGGCAGCAACAAGACCCAAAGCATCGATGTGCGGATCATTGCCGCTACCCACAAGAACCTGGAAAGCATGATCGAGGCCGGTACCTTTCGCGAGGACCTGTACTACCGCCTGAACGTGTTCCCGATCGACATGGCGCCGTTGCGCGAGCGCGTCGAAGATATTCCGTTGCTGATGAACGAGCTGATCTCGCGCATGGAGCACGAAAAGCGCGGCTCGATCCGCTTCAACTCGGCGGCGATCATGTCGCTGTGCCGGCACGGCTGGCCGGGCAACGTCCGTGAGCTGGCCAACCTGGTTGAGCGTATGGCGATCATGCATCCTTATGGGGTGATCGGTGTAGTCGAGCTGCCGAAGAAATTTCGCTATGTCGACGACGAAGACGAACAGTTGGTCGACAGCCTGCGCACCGACCTGGAAGAGCGGGTGGCGATCAATGGCCATCCGCAGGAGCTCAACGCCGGTGCGATGCTGCCACCTGAAGGCCTGGACCTGAAGGATTACCTGGGCGGGCTTGAGCAGGGGCTGATCCAGCAAGCGCTGGACGATGCCAACGGGATCGTCGCACGCGCCGCCGAACGTCTGCGCATTCGCCGTACCACGCTGGTGGAAAAGATGCGCAAGTACGGCATGAGTCGCCGTGAAGGTGATGAACAGGCGGATGATTGACGCTGGTCGGTTGCAACAGGGGCACATGGAAGTGCCCGGTGCAGTCAATGCGCACCCTGCCTGATCTGGCGCAATGCCCTGTCTGGTTGAATGTCCGCAGTTTGTTAACCTTCTGAAACATCCCCCATCGTCTGCTGAAATTTTCCGGCACGTCTATTGCTATAACCCTCGCAACACACCGTTTTATGACGGTTAGCCACGCGAGAGAGCACGATGCCAAAGGCCGCCCCCACTTGTGTCCCCGATCTCGAAGGGCGAGGCGCCATCGAACAGGAAAGCCGACCCGGCCTCGAGCAGGCCTTCGCGCTGTTCAATCAAATGTCGACCCAGCTCAATGACTCCTACAGCCTGCTCGAAGCGCGGGTGACCGAGCTCAAGGGCGAGCTGGCCGTGGTCAGCGCCCAGCGCATGCAAGAGTTGGCGGAGAAGGAGCGGTTGGCCAACCGTTTGCAGAACTTGCTCGACCTGCTGCCTGGCGGGGTCATTGTGATCGATGGGCAGGGCGTGGTGCGCGAAGCCAATCCGGCGGCCTGTGATCTGCTCGGGCGGCCGCTGGTGGGTGAGCTGTGGCGGCATGTGATTGCTCGCTGCTTTGCGCCACGTGTCGACGATGGCCACGAAATCTCTTTGCGCGACGGTCGGCGCCTGTCGATTGCCACGCGCTCGCTGGATGCGGAGCCTGGTCAGCTTGTGTTGCTGAACGACCTGACCGAGACCCGTCATTTGCAGGATCAGTTGGCCCGCCATGAGCGGTTGTCTTCGCTGGGGCGCATGGTCGCTTCATTGGCGCACCAGATCCGCACGCCGTTGTCGGCAGCGTTGCTCTATGCCAGTCATTTGACCGAGCAAGCGTTGCCGGTGGAAACCCAGCAGCGCTTCGCCGGGCGCCTTAAAGAGCGGTTGCACGAGCTTGAGCATCAGGTGCGCGACATGCTGGTGTTTGCCCGAGGCGAATTGCCGTTGACCGACCGTATTGCCCCCAGGGCGCTGTTTCAGGCCTTGCAGGCGGCGGCGCAGAGCCACCTGCAGGGCCAGCCGGTCTGCTGGCAGTGCGACAGCCATGTCGGTGAGCTGCTGTGCAATCGCGACACGCTGGTCGGGGCCTTGCTCAATCTTGTTGAGAATGCGATCCAGGCCAGTAGCGAACCGGTTCGCTTGAAAGTCCATCTGTATACCCGTGG is a window from the Pseudomonas sp. LS1212 genome containing:
- a CDS encoding sigma-54 dependent transcriptional regulator, coding for MWRETKILLIDDDSVRRRDLAVILNFLGEENLTCTSHDWQQVVESLSSSREVLCVLVGTVNAPGALLGLLKTVATWDEFLPVLLLGENSSVDLPEEQRRRVLSSLEMPPSYSKLLDSLHRAQVYREMYDQARERGRQREPNLFRSLVGTSRAIQHVRQMMQQVADTDASVLILGESGTGKEVVARNLHYHSKRRDAPFVPVNCGAIPAELLESELFGHEKGAFTGAITSRAGRFELANGGTLFLDEIGDMPLPMQVKLLRVLQERTFERVGSNKTQSIDVRIIAATHKNLESMIEAGTFREDLYYRLNVFPIDMAPLRERVEDIPLLMNELISRMEHEKRGSIRFNSAAIMSLCRHGWPGNVRELANLVERMAIMHPYGVIGVVELPKKFRYVDDEDEQLVDSLRTDLEERVAINGHPQELNAGAMLPPEGLDLKDYLGGLEQGLIQQALDDANGIVARAAERLRIRRTTLVEKMRKYGMSRREGDEQADD
- a CDS encoding PAS domain-containing sensor histidine kinase, whose protein sequence is MPKAAPTCVPDLEGRGAIEQESRPGLEQAFALFNQMSTQLNDSYSLLEARVTELKGELAVVSAQRMQELAEKERLANRLQNLLDLLPGGVIVIDGQGVVREANPAACDLLGRPLVGELWRHVIARCFAPRVDDGHEISLRDGRRLSIATRSLDAEPGQLVLLNDLTETRHLQDQLARHERLSSLGRMVASLAHQIRTPLSAALLYASHLTEQALPVETQQRFAGRLKERLHELEHQVRDMLVFARGELPLTDRIAPRALFQALQAAAQSHLQGQPVCWQCDSHVGELLCNRDTLVGALLNLVENAIQASSEPVRLKVHLYTRGQTVRLCISDSGAGIEPELLARLGEPFLTTKATGTGLGLAVVKAVARAHQGGLQLRSRQGRGTCALVELPLIGPAAQKE